In a genomic window of Streptomyces sp. SJL17-4:
- a CDS encoding GntR family transcriptional regulator gives MKDGSSSGVLKRERVREHLLGLIEAGGPGDPIPSERTLCATLGVSRPTLRAAVDELVATGALVREHGRGMFVAPAKITQRLAPDDAAFTVPRASGSWSSTVLESATVRAGARIGRRLRLSPAAELLYVARLRLVDGSPMAIEHLHIPADLVGAALTPEELEAGDLYDHLREHHRVHVQEATQSIEPTVVSEDEAALLDVPVLSPALLIERLTLDTAGRPVEYVHSVYRGDRYRIVSRLDFTRDGLVTSSTEGDAY, from the coding sequence ATGAAGGACGGCTCCTCCAGCGGGGTGCTGAAGCGGGAGCGGGTACGGGAGCACCTGCTGGGCCTGATCGAGGCGGGCGGCCCCGGCGACCCGATCCCCTCCGAGCGCACCCTGTGCGCCACCCTCGGCGTCTCCCGGCCCACCTTGCGCGCGGCCGTCGACGAACTCGTCGCGACCGGCGCGCTGGTGAGGGAACACGGCCGCGGGATGTTCGTCGCCCCCGCCAAGATCACCCAGCGGCTCGCCCCGGACGACGCGGCCTTCACCGTCCCCCGCGCCTCGGGCAGCTGGTCCAGCACGGTCCTGGAATCCGCCACGGTCCGGGCCGGCGCCCGCATCGGCCGCAGACTCCGGCTCTCGCCCGCCGCCGAACTGCTCTACGTCGCCCGCCTCCGCCTGGTCGACGGCTCACCCATGGCCATCGAGCACCTGCACATCCCGGCGGACCTGGTGGGCGCCGCGCTCACCCCGGAGGAGCTCGAAGCGGGCGATCTCTACGACCACCTGCGGGAGCACCACCGAGTCCACGTCCAGGAGGCCACCCAGTCGATCGAACCGACCGTCGTCAGCGAGGACGAGGCCGCGCTCCTGGACGTCCCCGTCCTCTCGCCCGCCCTGCTGATCGAACGCCTCACCCTGGACACCGCGGGCCGCCCCGTCGAGTACGTCCACTCGGTCTACCGGGGCGACCGCTACCGCATCGTCTCCCGCCTCGACTTCACCCGCGACGGCCTCGTGACCTCCTCCACGGAGGGGGATGCATACTGA